The sequence below is a genomic window from Sorangiineae bacterium MSr12523.
CCGTGAAGCAGGATCGTCTTGATTTCTGGACCGGCCGCGGCGCTCAGGCGTCGGAGACGGTCACGCGCCTTCTCAAGCGCCTCAAGAAGGTCACTGCGGCGAGCGACGCGAAGTAGTTCTTTTCTCCTTTTGCTTTCCCCGCTCCCGTTCCGTTCTATTCGCCTCGCCTTCTGCACGTTTCATTGGAGCGCCGGTGTCGTGCCGGCAGTTAGCGCATGCCGTTGAAAGAGCTGATCCGCACCATCGCCATGGAGCTGGTCGACCATCCGGACCAAGTTGTGGTGACGGAAATCGCTAGCGAACACAACAGCCTCATCGAGCTTCGCGTCGCAAAAGAAGACGTTGGCAAGGTGATTGGGAAGGAGGGGCGCACCGCTCAGTCGATGCGCACCATCCTGGCTGCTGTATCGACGAAGCTCGGTCGCCGCGCCCACCTCGACATCGTCGACTAACGTTGACCACGTTGAGCCAAGTTGACTGAGCGCGTGCCCCGCATGGCCAACAAGGACGACCGATTCGTGCCGCTGGCGGAAGTCATGCGGCCGCACGGCGTGCGCGGAGAGCTGCGCCTCAAGGTGTTCAACGCCGAGAGCGATCTGCTGCTCGACCAGGAAGAGGTGATCGTCCGCGAGAAGGACGGTCCCGAGCACGAGGTGTCCGTGGATCAGGCGCGACGCGCCGACCAGGCCATCTTGCTCAAGCTTCACTCGGTGGACGACCGCAACCGCGCGGAGGAGCTGCGCGGGGCGATCATCGGGCTGCGGCGGTCGCAGTTTCCCCCGGCCGAAGAGGGCGCGTTCTACGCATGCGACGTGGAGGGCGCCAAGGTCGTCGTCAAGGAAGCCGAAGGCGCGCGCGAGATTGGAACGGTGCGCAGCCTCACGTCGTACCCGAGCGTGGACGTGTTGGTCGTGCAGGCAAACGACGGCGGCAAAGACTGGGAGATCCCGCTGGTCGAAGGCTACGTCGCCCACGTCGATGTGGACGGCGGCGTGGTGACCTTGCACACGCTCGACGATTTGGAGCGGTGACATGCGCGTCGATGTCGTGACGCTGTTCCCCGAGGCTTTCGAAAGCTTCCTCGCGACGACCTTCGTGGCGCGCGGCATCGAGTCGGGGCAGATGAGCATGCGCTTTCGCTCGCCCCGGGACTTCGGGCTCGGGAAGCACAAAAGCGTGGACGATACGCCCTACGGGGGCGGAAGCGGCATGGTGATGCGCGTGGACGTGGTCACCGCGTGCCTCGATTCGCTGGATGCGGACGCGCCCGACGGCGTGAAGGCCCACCGCGTGCTGCTCACGCCGCAGGGAGCTCCGCTCGATCAAAAGCGGGTGCGCGCGCTGGCGGCGCGCCCGGCGGTGATGCTCGTGTGCGGCCGCTACGAAGGATTCGACGAGCGCGTGCGCGCGTACGTCGACGAAGAGATTTCGCTGGGCGACTTCGTGATGACCGGCGGCGAGGTGGCGGCGATGGCCATCATCGAGTCGTGCGTGCGGCTCCTGCCGGGGGTTCTCGGCAACGAGGACTCCGTGCGCGAGGAGTCGCACAGCCCGGAAAACGAGGGGCTGCTCGAATACCCGCAGTACACGCGACCGGCGGAGTTTCGCGGGGTGGGCGTGCCTGCGGTGCTTTCGGGCGGGCACCATGCGCAGATTGCGGCCTGGCGCCGCGAGCAAGCCATCGCGCGCACGCGCGAGCGGCGCCCCGAGCTGTACGAGCGGTACATGAAGAGCCTGCCGCCGAGCGGCGGAAAGGCGAAGTAGAGATGCGACGGCTGGCGATTGCGCTGGTGCACCACCCCGTGCTCGATCGGGAAGGGCAAACGGTCACCACGGCGGTGACGAACCTCGACGTGCACGATCTGGCACGGAGCGCGCGGACGTACGGCTGCAGCGATTACTTCATCGTGCACCCCATCACGGCGCAGCGCGATCTGGTGGAGCGCATCTGCGATCATTGGACGCACGGGTCGAGCGGAAAGCGCATCCCGGACCGCAAGGTGGCGCTCGAGTTGGTGCGGGTGGTGCCGTCGCTGGAGGACGTGTACGCGCGCTTCGGCGGGCGTGATGCCGTCGAGGTGTGGATCACGGCGGCGCGCAAGGTGGCGCCACCCATGTCGATGAAGGATGCGCGCGCCGCGCTGGAAGGCGAGGGGCGCCCGGTGGTGGTGCTCTTTGGAACCGGGTGGGGGCTTGCCGGATCGGTCGTGGAATCGGCCGACGCCACCTTGGAGCCGATCCGAGGGAGCGTCGACACGACGTACAACCACCTCAGCGTGCGCGCGGCGTGCGCCATCGTGCTGGATCGGCTGCGCGGCTAGTTCTTGCCGGCGAAGAAGGCGTTCATCTTGGCGTACGTGATTTCCGCCGGGAAGAACGAGGAGTACGTACCGGAATCCAGAAGCTCCACGCATGCGCGGCGCGCGGCTTCGTAGGCGACTTCGGTGAGGCGGCCGCCGACGCTGAGCCTTCGCACGCC
It includes:
- a CDS encoding RNA methyltransferase; amino-acid sequence: MRRLAIALVHHPVLDREGQTVTTAVTNLDVHDLARSARTYGCSDYFIVHPITAQRDLVERICDHWTHGSSGKRIPDRKVALELVRVVPSLEDVYARFGGRDAVEVWITAARKVAPPMSMKDARAALEGEGRPVVVLFGTGWGLAGSVVESADATLEPIRGSVDTTYNHLSVRAACAIVLDRLRG
- the trmD gene encoding tRNA (guanosine(37)-N1)-methyltransferase TrmD, which encodes MRVDVVTLFPEAFESFLATTFVARGIESGQMSMRFRSPRDFGLGKHKSVDDTPYGGGSGMVMRVDVVTACLDSLDADAPDGVKAHRVLLTPQGAPLDQKRVRALAARPAVMLVCGRYEGFDERVRAYVDEEISLGDFVMTGGEVAAMAIIESCVRLLPGVLGNEDSVREESHSPENEGLLEYPQYTRPAEFRGVGVPAVLSGGHHAQIAAWRREQAIARTRERRPELYERYMKSLPPSGGKAK
- a CDS encoding KH domain-containing protein, with amino-acid sequence MPLKELIRTIAMELVDHPDQVVVTEIASEHNSLIELRVAKEDVGKVIGKEGRTAQSMRTILAAVSTKLGRRAHLDIVD
- the rimM gene encoding ribosome maturation factor RimM (Essential for efficient processing of 16S rRNA); this encodes MANKDDRFVPLAEVMRPHGVRGELRLKVFNAESDLLLDQEEVIVREKDGPEHEVSVDQARRADQAILLKLHSVDDRNRAEELRGAIIGLRRSQFPPAEEGAFYACDVEGAKVVVKEAEGAREIGTVRSLTSYPSVDVLVVQANDGGKDWEIPLVEGYVAHVDVDGGVVTLHTLDDLER